The Eubacterium sp. MSJ-33 genomic sequence CTTCCCCGGATACAGCAGAACCAACCAAAGATTTGGAAGATTTCTCAACCGTAAAATCCAAAGAGGATGACCATGCAATTGCCATATTTCCATCGATCTTCATCATATCGTTGTCGAGGATCACCTCGATAATCTCATTTCTTGGAACGATACTTTCCAAAGCACAGACACCGGTACCGTTCAGACTCAGATTAAACAAGCCTTCTCCACCGAATACCGCGGAAGAAAGGTTGCTTCGGGCAACGACCTTCTGTGTGATTGTGTTGTCACAGGCGAGGAATAAACCATCGTCCAATACAACACTGCCACCCCATTCCTGTAGATTCGTCAGCAGGATATGACGATAAGTCGGCTCTAACATGACCTGTCCATGACCGGTGTAGACGGGCTTTGCAATCGTCTCTTTGGTAACGGCAGCTTTTGCCATGCCGCTTAAGAAACCGCCGACACCTTTGACACCGCTCTCCATTTGAATCTGTCCCGCCATCCACTGCATGGCCCCTGCCTGA encodes the following:
- a CDS encoding AIM24 family protein, whose amino-acid sequence is MYSQGLLNNQNIQIVSQLGGFQVLEYKQDMSVNSYTSKLQYYMSRMNVNKRQVLLNLNGNGYTVQAGAMQWMAGQIQMESGVKGVGGFLSGMAKAAVTKETIAKPVYTGHGQVMLEPTYRHILLTNLQEWGGSVVLDDGLFLACDNTITQKVVARSNLSSAVFGGEGLFNLSLNGTGVCALESIVPRNEIIEVILDNDMMKIDGNMAIAWSSSLDFTVEKSSKSLVGSAVSGEGLVNVYRGSGKIWLAPVLETGGSAGVSSPQNTNETASEGKTGSAAARNDTISKLEKFGNFIDKFS